One Corynebacterium uterequi DNA segment encodes these proteins:
- a CDS encoding energy-coupling factor transporter transmembrane component T, which produces MQRIDPRTGMAVVLTANAWAWMSHVPLWAATVIPLLAAVGLAVAGYSSVARWLLGATFAALVLTYLPFLAPNLLTHAAGAVGYWTTRMIAACSSTIWFVLALRFADVLESLYQLRLPSAAIIPLAVLYRFLPIACVEIQTVWRAMTLRGYTGWQLLQHPVASAERVAVPTLAAAARTSDALAASALLRGMGTATRPTALSDLRFRPVDAAVLALCALAWVVILRG; this is translated from the coding sequence ATGCAGCGGATAGACCCGCGCACCGGTATGGCCGTCGTCCTCACCGCGAACGCCTGGGCGTGGATGTCCCACGTGCCGCTGTGGGCCGCCACCGTCATCCCCCTCCTGGCCGCCGTCGGCCTAGCGGTGGCCGGCTACTCCTCGGTCGCCCGGTGGCTGCTGGGTGCGACGTTCGCCGCGCTGGTGCTGACGTACCTTCCCTTCCTGGCGCCGAATCTCCTCACCCACGCCGCCGGCGCGGTCGGCTACTGGACAACGCGGATGATCGCGGCGTGCTCGTCGACCATCTGGTTCGTGCTGGCCCTTCGCTTCGCCGACGTGCTCGAATCGCTCTACCAGCTGCGCCTGCCCTCTGCGGCGATCATTCCCCTGGCGGTGCTGTACCGCTTCCTGCCGATCGCCTGCGTAGAGATCCAGACGGTGTGGCGGGCGATGACCCTGCGCGGCTACACCGGCTGGCAGCTGCTGCAGCACCCGGTGGCCTCGGCGGAACGCGTGGCCGTGCCCACCCTCGCCGCCGCGGCCCGGACGTCGGACGCCTTAGCAGCGTCGGCGCTGCTGCGCGGCATGGGAACCGCCACCCGGCCCACGGCCTTGTCCGACCTGCGGTTTCGCCCAGTAGACGCGGCCGTCCTCGCCCTGTGCGCCTTGGCGTGGGTGGTGATCCTGCGTGGCTAA
- a CDS encoding MptD family putative ECF transporter S component produces MRNLVNVGVFTAVYFVVLFATGMLGVFSPVGSVVGWLIGIVANAVVVTLFQARTPRVWGLGAMGLLIGLLMVATGHSLLTVVGGTVAGVAGGAISRIGDFRSPLWNSLGYGVFSMWIVSPIASMLWNREAYIDYVSTSMNDPAYGAAWNALFSDTFIICWTFIVAAVAFASGLLGNRILAKHFRRAGLA; encoded by the coding sequence GTGAGAAACCTCGTCAACGTGGGTGTTTTCACCGCCGTGTACTTCGTCGTCCTCTTCGCCACCGGCATGCTCGGGGTGTTCTCCCCCGTCGGATCGGTCGTCGGCTGGCTCATCGGCATCGTCGCCAACGCCGTCGTCGTCACCCTCTTCCAGGCCCGCACGCCCCGCGTCTGGGGGCTCGGCGCCATGGGCCTGCTCATCGGCCTACTCATGGTGGCCACCGGACACTCCCTGCTCACCGTGGTCGGCGGCACCGTCGCCGGCGTCGCCGGTGGGGCCATCTCCCGGATCGGGGATTTCCGTTCCCCGCTGTGGAACTCGCTGGGCTACGGCGTGTTCAGCATGTGGATCGTCTCCCCCATCGCGTCCATGCTGTGGAACCGGGAGGCCTACATCGACTACGTCTCCACCTCGATGAACGACCCGGCCTACGGCGCCGCCTGGAACGCGCTCTTCTCGGACACGTTCATCATCTGCTGGACGTTCATCGTGGCCGCCGTCGCCTTCGCCTCCGGGCTGCTCGGCAACCGCATCCTCGCCAAGCACTTCCGGCGCGCCGGGTTGGCCTAG
- a CDS encoding ABC transporter ATP-binding protein — translation MNALFRTTVPAGIRAVSGDDPLLARTLWLALFIGVTEGLGLFLLVPAADALAAGRTSAGLVWALVALAVIGAVAQFCRAETSYAMALGFLDRIHERIGLKVATAPLGWFTAARAATLSRLVSSQLMQTGQIVAHGLAPLHAASASMLTLLVGCWLWDVRVGATLTGGLLLCWALTALGSRIARHAFQRTTPVEVELTGRLVEFATCQPELRSSGRSESFDELTTAQDRWLRTRRRCLWLESLGLMCSGAAAQTTVVALVLAAVSFAAAGVISVGSALGLIIAALRAMDVLSLIGSSAIAIESAKEDLDAVADVLTLDPLAEPEAPAQLSAPGSLRLDRVSFAYDDAPVLQDVSIDAHPGEMVALVGPSGCGKTTTAMLMSRFYDVDSGVVSVGGVDVRQHTTRQLMEQLSLVFQDVYLFDDTLEANIAVGNPAASTDEIRAAGKLAGVGEIVSRLPDGWETAVGEAGAKLSGGERQRVSIARALLKKSPIVLFDEATSSLDAANEEHIMAAVDQLRRTSTVVVIAHKLDTIANADRIYMFTADGRIDDAGSHAELIERCPRYQAFWRAREAAAGWSLV, via the coding sequence ATGAATGCACTATTTCGGACCACCGTCCCCGCGGGAATCCGCGCGGTCTCCGGCGACGATCCCCTCCTCGCGCGCACCTTGTGGTTGGCGTTGTTCATCGGCGTCACCGAGGGCCTGGGACTGTTCCTGCTGGTCCCGGCCGCCGACGCCCTGGCGGCGGGCCGCACCAGCGCCGGGCTGGTGTGGGCACTGGTGGCGTTGGCGGTCATCGGCGCCGTCGCGCAATTCTGCCGGGCGGAAACCTCCTATGCGATGGCGCTGGGGTTCCTCGACCGGATCCACGAACGCATCGGGCTGAAGGTAGCGACCGCTCCCCTGGGCTGGTTCACCGCCGCCCGCGCGGCCACCCTATCCCGGCTGGTGTCCTCGCAGCTCATGCAAACCGGCCAGATCGTGGCCCACGGCCTGGCACCGCTGCACGCGGCCTCCGCCTCCATGCTCACGTTGTTGGTGGGCTGCTGGCTGTGGGACGTCCGCGTCGGGGCGACGCTCACCGGCGGGCTGCTGCTGTGCTGGGCGCTCACGGCGCTGGGCTCGCGGATCGCCCGTCACGCCTTCCAACGAACCACCCCGGTAGAGGTGGAGCTCACCGGCCGCCTCGTGGAGTTCGCCACCTGCCAGCCGGAGCTGCGCTCGTCGGGGCGCTCGGAGAGCTTCGACGAACTGACCACCGCCCAGGATCGCTGGTTGCGCACCCGTCGGCGGTGCCTGTGGCTGGAGTCCCTGGGGCTGATGTGTTCCGGGGCGGCGGCGCAGACCACCGTCGTCGCCCTGGTTCTGGCGGCCGTGTCCTTCGCCGCGGCCGGGGTCATCAGCGTCGGTTCGGCGTTGGGGCTCATCATCGCCGCCTTGCGGGCGATGGACGTGCTCAGCCTCATCGGCAGCTCCGCCATCGCCATCGAGTCGGCGAAGGAGGACCTCGACGCGGTGGCGGACGTCCTCACTCTCGATCCGCTGGCCGAACCGGAGGCCCCCGCGCAGCTGTCCGCCCCCGGTTCGCTGCGGCTAGACCGCGTCAGCTTCGCCTACGACGACGCCCCGGTCCTTCAAGACGTCTCCATCGACGCCCACCCCGGCGAGATGGTGGCCCTGGTCGGCCCGTCGGGCTGCGGCAAGACCACCACCGCCATGCTCATGAGCCGCTTCTACGACGTGGACTCCGGCGTGGTGAGCGTTGGCGGCGTCGACGTCCGCCAGCACACCACCCGTCAGCTCATGGAGCAGCTGTCGCTGGTGTTCCAGGACGTGTACCTCTTCGATGACACCCTGGAGGCGAATATTGCCGTCGGCAACCCGGCGGCGTCGACGGACGAGATCCGCGCCGCCGGGAAGCTGGCCGGCGTGGGTGAGATCGTTTCGCGCCTGCCCGACGGCTGGGAGACCGCAGTCGGGGAGGCGGGCGCGAAACTATCCGGCGGGGAACGCCAGCGCGTCTCCATCGCCCGGGCGCTGCTGAAGAAGTCCCCCATCGTCTTGTTCGACGAGGCCACGAGCAGCCTCGACGCCGCCAACGAGGAGCACATCATGGCCGCGGTGGACCAACTCCGCCGCACATCGACGGTGGTCGTTATCGCCCACAAGCTGGACACCATCGCCAACGCTGACCGCATCTACATGTTCACCGCCGATGGGCGCATCGACGACGCAGGCTCGCACGCCGAGCTCATCGAACGGTGCCCGCGGTACCAGGCCTTCTGGCGCGCCCGCGAGGCGGCCGCCGGGTGGTCGCTGGTATAG
- a CDS encoding ABC transporter ATP-binding protein, with translation MTEKTPTSPRSGQKALKEVLGPIQGHILLARVLAVIASVLAIAPYVAFLELARLAAEGADRDRMMTVGMWLISAFCLRLLIYFIGLTITHFGDIKLGFVLRQRMINRLASAPLGWFTDTNSGRFRKSLHDDIAQIHQLVAHAPVDMTIAVVQPVVTLVFAFFVDYRLGLLAISAIIVYALTMMVQLRGMGDKTMEMDHRLGDVSATMLEFARGITVVKAFGVTGQAHGAYRRATKDFSVFYRGWCGPLLRLSAIGEAIVAVPLLLAINIGVGTLMVQAGWVSFAEVLTTTLIALTLPACITTFATAGWSYQLAGAAAHRIVTLLHTEQLPAATAPHLPSTYDVRFDDVSFSYRSDDTSDTAIDHVSFALPEGTVTALIGPSGSGKSTCACLLARFFDPTSGAVTIGGVDVASLSAEQLYRTVSFVLQNPKLIRASLHDNIALGRPDATRADVEAAAKAARIHDDILALPDGYDSVYGEEIFLSGGQAQRVAIARALLIDAPVLVLDEATAYADPENEALIQQALSTLARGRTVLVIGHRPEAIRGVDQVVVLESGRLVASGTPAEVAAVNPYYAALAG, from the coding sequence ATGACGGAGAAAACCCCAACCAGCCCGCGCAGCGGGCAGAAGGCATTAAAGGAGGTGCTCGGCCCTATCCAAGGGCACATCCTCCTCGCCCGGGTGTTGGCCGTCATCGCCTCAGTACTCGCCATCGCGCCCTACGTCGCCTTCTTAGAACTGGCCCGCCTGGCCGCCGAGGGCGCCGACCGGGACCGCATGATGACAGTGGGAATGTGGCTGATTTCCGCGTTCTGCCTGCGGCTGCTCATCTACTTCATCGGCCTCACGATTACCCACTTCGGGGACATCAAACTGGGCTTTGTGCTGCGCCAACGCATGATTAACCGGCTGGCCTCAGCGCCACTGGGGTGGTTCACAGACACCAATTCGGGGCGTTTCCGCAAGAGCCTCCACGATGACATTGCCCAGATCCACCAGCTGGTCGCGCACGCGCCGGTGGACATGACCATCGCCGTCGTGCAGCCGGTGGTGACGCTGGTCTTCGCGTTCTTCGTGGATTACCGCCTGGGGTTGCTGGCCATCTCCGCGATTATCGTCTACGCACTGACCATGATGGTGCAGCTTCGGGGCATGGGAGACAAGACGATGGAGATGGACCACCGGTTGGGCGACGTCTCCGCCACCATGCTGGAGTTCGCCCGCGGCATCACCGTGGTCAAGGCGTTCGGCGTCACCGGCCAGGCGCACGGTGCGTACCGTCGGGCCACGAAGGACTTTTCGGTGTTCTACCGGGGCTGGTGTGGGCCCCTGCTTAGGCTTTCCGCGATCGGCGAAGCGATCGTCGCGGTGCCGTTGCTGCTGGCCATCAACATCGGCGTCGGCACGCTCATGGTCCAGGCCGGCTGGGTGAGCTTCGCCGAGGTGCTCACCACCACGCTCATCGCGCTGACCCTGCCGGCGTGCATCACCACCTTCGCCACCGCGGGCTGGTCGTATCAGCTCGCCGGCGCGGCGGCGCATCGCATCGTCACCCTACTGCACACCGAGCAACTACCAGCGGCGACGGCTCCCCACCTGCCGAGCACCTACGACGTCCGCTTCGACGACGTCTCCTTCTCCTACCGCAGCGACGACACGTCGGACACGGCAATCGACCACGTCTCCTTCGCCCTGCCCGAGGGCACGGTCACCGCCCTCATCGGCCCGAGCGGTTCCGGCAAGTCCACGTGCGCCTGCCTGCTCGCGCGCTTCTTCGATCCGACGTCGGGCGCGGTCACCATCGGCGGCGTGGACGTCGCCTCCCTCTCCGCCGAGCAGCTCTACCGCACGGTGTCCTTCGTGCTGCAAAACCCCAAGCTCATCCGGGCGTCGCTGCATGACAACATCGCCCTCGGTCGGCCCGACGCCACCCGCGCCGACGTCGAGGCCGCGGCGAAGGCCGCCCGCATCCACGACGACATCCTGGCGCTGCCCGACGGCTACGACTCCGTCTACGGCGAGGAGATCTTCCTCTCCGGCGGGCAGGCGCAACGGGTGGCCATCGCCCGCGCCCTGCTCATCGACGCCCCCGTGCTGGTCCTCGACGAGGCCACCGCCTACGCAGACCCGGAGAACGAGGCCCTTATCCAGCAGGCGCTGTCCACCCTCGCGCGGGGGCGGACCGTGCTCGTCATCGGCCATCGCCCGGAAGCGATCCGGGGCGTGGACCAGGTCGTCGTCTTAGAATCCGGCCGGCTCGTCGCCTCCGGCACGCCGGCCGAGGTGGCCGCCGTCAATCCCTACTACGCCGCGCTCGCGGGCTAA
- a CDS encoding ABC transporter ATP-binding protein, with product MANIVSLTDASFRYDGTGTGVDDLNLQLPRGSVTLLCGPSGSGKSTVVRLITGLVPHFYPGRLGGTVAVDGISIAEADLTSSGACCASVMQHPRQQFFTTEVGSELSFAPANHGLSAEVIRAAVRDAAAATGVDGLLDRRLGSLSGGQIQRVAFAQALAQQTDVIVCDEPTSNLDGVGIAAVASLIDRLRRAGTTLLVTEHRLHYLRGLIDQALYIDQGRIQHRFSGAEFFALSNDERERLGLRSLTDEPLTVPAPTDPSVTGLHVTGLRITRRRAPELTYPDMVFPAGAVTAVTGANGCGKTTLANVLCGFLRSNRAARMTLNGRALRASDCFLVMQDVRHQLFADRVDKEAHPDYLAPLGLAEVADRHPLSLSGGQQQRLVVATALEQHRDVIIFDEPTSGVDLRHLRGIATQLRVLAERGHVVIAISHDTEFLHACADARIDLTDTRKDTP from the coding sequence GTGGCTAACATCGTGTCGCTCACCGACGCCTCCTTCCGCTACGACGGCACCGGCACGGGAGTCGATGACCTTAACCTGCAACTGCCCCGCGGCTCGGTGACGCTGCTGTGCGGGCCCTCGGGAAGTGGCAAGTCGACGGTCGTCCGGCTCATCACCGGCCTGGTCCCCCACTTCTACCCGGGGCGGCTTGGCGGCACCGTCGCCGTCGACGGCATCTCCATCGCCGAGGCGGACCTCACCTCCTCCGGCGCGTGCTGCGCGAGCGTCATGCAGCACCCTCGCCAGCAATTCTTCACCACCGAGGTCGGCTCCGAGCTCAGCTTCGCCCCGGCCAACCACGGCCTGTCTGCCGAGGTCATCCGCGCCGCGGTGCGCGACGCCGCGGCCGCGACGGGCGTGGACGGCCTGCTCGATCGCCGCCTCGGCTCGCTGTCCGGCGGGCAGATCCAACGCGTCGCCTTCGCCCAGGCGCTGGCGCAACAGACGGACGTCATCGTCTGCGACGAACCCACCTCCAACCTCGACGGGGTGGGCATCGCGGCGGTGGCGTCCCTCATCGACCGGCTGCGCCGCGCCGGGACGACGCTTCTGGTCACCGAGCATCGCCTGCACTACCTCCGCGGGCTCATCGACCAGGCTCTATACATCGACCAGGGTCGAATTCAGCACCGCTTCAGCGGTGCCGAGTTCTTCGCCCTGAGCAACGACGAACGCGAGCGCCTCGGGCTGCGCAGCCTCACCGACGAACCCCTCACCGTCCCCGCGCCGACGGACCCGAGCGTCACCGGACTGCACGTGACAGGCTTACGCATCACCCGTCGCCGCGCCCCGGAGCTCACCTACCCAGATATGGTCTTCCCCGCCGGGGCGGTCACCGCCGTGACCGGCGCCAACGGGTGCGGAAAGACCACCCTGGCCAACGTCCTCTGCGGCTTCTTGCGCTCCAACCGGGCCGCCCGGATGACGCTCAACGGCCGGGCGCTGCGCGCGTCGGACTGCTTTTTGGTCATGCAGGACGTCCGCCACCAGCTCTTCGCCGACCGGGTGGACAAGGAGGCCCACCCGGACTACCTCGCTCCCCTGGGACTGGCCGAGGTCGCCGACCGCCACCCGTTGTCGTTATCCGGCGGACAGCAGCAGCGCCTCGTCGTGGCCACGGCGCTGGAGCAACACCGCGACGTCATCATCTTCGACGAACCCACCTCCGGGGTGGATCTGCGCCACCTGCGCGGCATCGCCACCCAGCTGCGCGTGCTCGCCGAACGCGGCCACGTGGTCATTGCGATCAGCCACGACACCGAGTTCCTTCACGCGTGCGCCGACGCCCGCATCGACCTCACTGACACCCGAAAGGACACCCCATGA
- a CDS encoding ABC transporter ATP-binding protein, whose product MPSHIELESITKSFGSTHVIGETSVTIPKGQFVSILGPSGSGKSTILNMIAGLDSPSTGVARARGEAITRPGPDRGVVFQQHALLPWLSARGNIEFGLRCARPDLGSRQRRQRANHYLERVGLTHAAHRRPAQLSGGMQQRVGIARAFAMGSDILLLDEPFGALDALTRRQLQTLLLEVWESSGRTVVMVTHDVDEAIALSDRILVMSAGPEATVAEDVLIDSARPRPDKVAAPLRAHLLQLLDQA is encoded by the coding sequence ATGCCTAGCCACATCGAGCTGGAATCCATCACTAAGTCCTTCGGCAGCACCCACGTCATCGGCGAGACCTCGGTGACTATTCCCAAGGGCCAGTTCGTCTCTATCCTCGGCCCTTCCGGCTCGGGCAAGTCCACGATCCTCAACATGATTGCGGGGCTGGATTCGCCGTCGACTGGCGTCGCCCGTGCCCGCGGGGAGGCCATCACCCGGCCGGGACCCGACCGGGGTGTGGTCTTTCAGCAGCACGCCTTGCTGCCGTGGCTATCCGCGCGCGGCAACATCGAGTTCGGGTTGCGGTGCGCCCGCCCGGACCTCGGCTCCCGGCAGCGCCGGCAGCGTGCCAACCACTACCTTGAGCGGGTGGGGCTTACTCATGCGGCACATCGACGCCCGGCTCAGCTGTCGGGTGGGATGCAGCAACGCGTCGGCATTGCTCGGGCTTTCGCGATGGGCTCGGATATTTTGCTCCTCGATGAGCCTTTTGGCGCCCTCGATGCCCTGACTCGTCGACAGTTGCAGACCCTCCTGCTTGAGGTGTGGGAGAGCAGCGGGCGCACTGTCGTTATGGTGACCCACGACGTCGACGAGGCCATCGCCCTGTCGGATCGGATCCTGGTGATGTCGGCCGGGCCGGAGGCCACCGTCGCCGAGGATGTGCTCATCGATTCTGCTCGGCCGCGTCCCGATAAGGTGGCGGCACCGCTGCGCGCGCATCTGTTGCAGCTGCTGGACCAGGCCTAG
- a CDS encoding TetR/AcrR family transcriptional regulator — protein MTPLKTGPKPRFASQDVVTAALELDLAELTMAKVASRLGMATSAIYRVVQSREQLLAACADHALTASGLANIDAATWQDFLRTYVDTIWGMFDNYPGLAQVILLNPAVQRRSNDAFDQLADRLAAFGVTRPQAAFALDFLGDITINTHMGVVAYRRLDDAAAAESAAEGAMFSFRPEYRDRGNLPDKVEFIIAGLEREWPGL, from the coding sequence ATGACACCCTTAAAGACCGGCCCGAAGCCGCGCTTCGCGTCGCAGGACGTGGTCACCGCGGCGCTAGAGCTGGACCTCGCCGAGCTGACCATGGCGAAGGTGGCCTCCCGGCTAGGGATGGCCACCTCGGCGATCTACCGGGTGGTGCAGTCCCGGGAGCAGCTGCTCGCCGCGTGCGCCGACCACGCGCTGACAGCCAGCGGCTTAGCGAACATCGACGCCGCCACGTGGCAGGACTTCCTGCGCACCTACGTGGACACGATCTGGGGGATGTTCGACAACTACCCCGGGTTGGCGCAGGTGATCCTGCTTAACCCTGCGGTCCAGCGCCGCAGTAACGACGCCTTCGACCAGCTCGCCGACCGGCTGGCCGCGTTCGGGGTGACCCGGCCGCAGGCGGCCTTCGCCCTGGACTTCCTCGGCGACATCACAATCAACACCCACATGGGCGTGGTCGCCTACCGCCGTCTCGACGACGCCGCAGCCGCCGAAAGCGCCGCCGAGGGGGCGATGTTCTCCTTCCGTCCGGAGTACCGGGACCGGGGAAACCTGCCGGACAAGGTCGAGTTCATCATCGCCGGCCTGGAGCGGGAGTGGCCGGGGTTGTAG
- a CDS encoding FAD/NAD(P)-binding protein yields the protein MPTTPAIAVIGLGPRGASTVERLSAQLNAAAGHPARLKLHLIDDAQHGGGRIWDVDQPQSLCMNTFAHGMTLFTEPGSTVGAPVVEGPTVYEWIRALLGDVEQLSDAKRDYLRRHPVDRSVFNSFPAEDLAAIQPASYLPRALYGHYVRWFFHSAVDSLPEWVHVTEHYARATAIADAGERDLITLDDSTEIHADATIIVPGWYHQADNEEQRWITAQLREHPQLTWLRPDNPIEQDVRSLSPGETVLSRGLGMSFIDSLILTTEERGGCFVDDPTHAWGLHYEASGREPRFLASSRRGYPFLPQSDDGGLPTPASLPRLDAAIAELSKRTAKASIDYSTEVWPAVLRDVYQAYVTTLAREAPEALRTPIEGIIDALDDATIDPHQPDYGISAVDAVITRLTTTQFSLLRWLRPLDVSFDSSEELTHYLVGRMIEDLTESEKGPESPVRAALWALGSAWKPTQVLGAEGRYTAESRRGVFTDAINLGALVASGPPLHRTRQLLALVDAGIVRFVGRNPQLSVDDGRWALSSPSSGETAHVGTALLDAWVAKPDYRREQADPLARSLTESGRLRPFTEVTSAGERWATCSPEQDPHSRRTITPSGEQDPRLHLVGLPAHTQYPDTALAPPIPGTDAWLLQETDKAAVSAIEVVSRLRA from the coding sequence ATGCCCACCACCCCCGCGATCGCTGTCATCGGCCTCGGGCCGCGCGGAGCATCCACAGTCGAGCGCCTTTCTGCTCAACTCAATGCCGCCGCCGGCCACCCCGCGCGCCTTAAGCTCCACCTCATCGACGACGCACAGCACGGAGGCGGGCGAATCTGGGACGTTGACCAGCCGCAAAGCCTGTGCATGAACACCTTCGCCCACGGCATGACCCTGTTCACCGAGCCCGGCTCCACGGTGGGTGCGCCCGTCGTCGAAGGCCCGACCGTCTACGAATGGATCCGGGCGCTGCTCGGGGACGTCGAACAGCTCAGTGACGCCAAGCGTGACTACCTCCGCCGCCACCCGGTAGACCGATCTGTCTTTAATTCCTTTCCTGCTGAGGACCTCGCGGCGATACAGCCGGCTTCCTACCTCCCCAGGGCGCTCTACGGACACTACGTGCGGTGGTTCTTTCACTCCGCGGTGGACTCGCTGCCAGAGTGGGTTCACGTGACCGAGCACTACGCCCGCGCCACGGCGATCGCCGACGCCGGCGAGCGCGACCTCATCACCCTCGACGATTCCACCGAGATCCACGCCGATGCCACCATCATCGTTCCCGGCTGGTACCACCAGGCCGACAACGAAGAACAGCGGTGGATCACCGCCCAGCTCCGCGAACACCCGCAACTGACTTGGCTACGCCCGGACAACCCCATCGAACAAGACGTCCGCTCCCTCAGCCCGGGCGAGACTGTCCTCTCCCGGGGGTTGGGGATGAGTTTCATCGACTCACTCATCCTCACCACCGAGGAACGCGGCGGGTGCTTCGTCGACGACCCCACCCACGCCTGGGGGCTGCATTACGAGGCCAGCGGCCGGGAGCCGCGCTTCCTTGCCTCCTCGCGGCGCGGCTACCCCTTCCTCCCGCAGTCCGACGACGGCGGGCTGCCAACGCCGGCCTCGCTTCCGCGGCTCGACGCCGCCATCGCCGAGCTCTCGAAGCGAACAGCCAAGGCCAGCATCGACTACTCCACCGAGGTGTGGCCGGCCGTCCTACGCGACGTCTACCAGGCCTACGTCACCACCCTCGCCCGGGAAGCACCGGAGGCACTGCGCACGCCTATCGAGGGCATCATCGACGCGCTCGACGACGCCACGATCGACCCACACCAGCCCGACTACGGCATCTCGGCCGTCGACGCCGTCATCACCCGCCTCACCACAACCCAGTTCTCCCTGCTGCGCTGGCTGCGCCCGCTCGACGTCAGTTTCGACTCCAGCGAGGAACTCACCCACTACCTCGTCGGACGCATGATCGAGGACCTCACCGAGTCCGAGAAAGGCCCGGAGTCGCCCGTGCGTGCCGCGCTCTGGGCCCTGGGCTCGGCGTGGAAACCCACCCAAGTGCTCGGGGCGGAAGGCCGCTACACCGCGGAGTCTCGCCGCGGCGTGTTCACCGACGCCATCAACCTCGGCGCGCTCGTCGCGTCGGGCCCGCCGCTGCATCGCACGCGCCAACTGCTCGCCCTCGTCGACGCCGGCATCGTCCGCTTCGTGGGCCGCAACCCGCAGCTCAGCGTCGACGATGGGCGGTGGGCGCTGAGCTCGCCGTCGTCGGGCGAGACGGCGCACGTGGGTACAGCGCTGCTCGACGCCTGGGTAGCCAAGCCCGACTATCGGCGCGAACAGGCCGACCCGCTGGCCCGCAGCCTCACCGAGTCGGGCCGCCTCCGCCCCTTCACCGAGGTCACCAGCGCCGGCGAGCGGTGGGCCACCTGCTCGCCGGAGCAAGACCCTCACAGCCGGCGGACGATCACCCCCAGCGGCGAACAGGATCCCCGCTTGCACCTCGTCGGCCTGCCGGCCCACACGCAGTACCCCGACACGGCCCTGGCTCCACCCATCCCGGGCACGGACGCGTGGCTGCTTCAGGAAACCGACAAGGCCGCGGTAAGCGCCATCGAGGTGGTCTCCCGGCTCCGCGCCTAA